The region ACTTTTAGTAGTAGCTAAAAGATTTGTGTTTTTTGCGTTAGTTAAAATAACCACGCATGCTATACAGGCAGCAGCTATACCAAGTGATGTTTTAATTAGTGTTCCTTTTTTAAATTTAGAAATCATTATAATTCTCCTTTTTATTTGAGATTTACCCACCATTGTAACTTCCCAGGGATTTGTAGTGGGAAGTGAAATGAGTGATACTAAATTAATAATTGTATTACCATAATTTTTATGATCTTTAGTTTTTATATAACTTAATGCTTTGGCATCACAGGATATTTCAGCATCCTGCTTTAGCCTTTTAAACGAAAAGTATAATATTGGATTAAACCAATGTATAAGATTTAATATTATAACTATCCAATTTATAAGAATATCTTTGCGCTTAAAATGAGCAAGTTCGTGAATGATTATGTATTTTACATCATCATTTGTTAATTTGTGAACTAAGCCTTCAGGTATTAATATTACAGGCGTAATTAAACCAGTTATGCATGGTGTTTGTACACTCTTAGAATTTTTTATTTTTATATTGCGTCTTATATTCATTGCTTTCTTGCACTGTTCCAAAGTGTCACAAATTTTAACATCTCTAAAGTCATTTTCTGATTTAATTTTAAAACAAAATATAGTGTATATAGATAATAAATATATACAGGCAATACCTAGAACGATAACCCAGACTATGCTTAATATGTGCAAGATGTTTTGACAACTATTTTGATTAAAGTCATTATTATGATGATTAGCTTTTGTATTAACTGTAGTTGGATTATTTATGATTTGCGTAGTACTTGAATTTATAGTGGCCTTTGACATATTTTTATCAATATTTACAGTATTATATATGCTAACTGGGCTGCTTAATGAATAAGGTAGCAATAATCTAATTATAATAATAAACCATATATAATAATGCCAAGCAGAACTAAGTTTATTTTTAAATAATAATTTTATGAGCCATATAATGATAGCTGCTACTGATGCCATAATTGACAGCTTAATTGTCTGAAGAAATAAAGAAAAAACTACATACATATCTTATCAATTCCTTTACTTCATATTCTCATCAAGTATTTTTTTAAGTTCTAATATTTCGTCTTTACTTAGTTTTTGCTTTTTTAAAAAGTTTGACACAAATAAATTAACAGATCCTTGATATATTTTATTTATAAATGACTCAGTTTCTAAATTTGTCATTTCATCCTCCGTAACAGCTGGTGAATATTGATAATGTTTTGTCTCTTTTATTACGTCAATAGCTCCTTTTTTTACTAATCTGCTTATAAGTGTATGAATTGTTTTAGGGCTCCAAGTACAATTCTTTTTATTAAGTTCTTCTGTAATTTCTGAAAAAGTAGCAGGATGTTGTTTCCATAAAACTTGCATAACATGCCATTCGGCATCTGATATTTTAGGTGTATTTGCCAAAAGTAATTCCTCCTTACCTACGAATGTAATCCATATTTACAGACTACACCTGTAGGACAATTTTGTCAATAATTAAAATTAAAAAAATCACTATAATAAATGAAAATTATAGTGATTAATACAATAGTGTGTTTGCTTTATTTTTAATGTTCATATTCTTTGAAAGGATCAGCTATAGTCAATTTATGAGCTTCTGCATCGCTTATACCGCAGTAAAGCTCGGCATATCCATTATTATTTCTTATAAGTCCGCCACTAAATATAACATCTATTAAATCAGGTCTTTTATATGAAGCTTTTCCAAAATTATTTCTTGTTGCTATTATTTTTAGT is a window of Clostridium pasteurianum DNA encoding:
- a CDS encoding M56 family metallopeptidase — encoded protein: MYVVFSLFLQTIKLSIMASVAAIIIWLIKLLFKNKLSSAWHYYIWFIIIIRLLLPYSLSSPVSIYNTVNIDKNMSKATINSSTTQIINNPTTVNTKANHHNNDFNQNSCQNILHILSIVWVIVLGIACIYLLSIYTIFCFKIKSENDFRDVKICDTLEQCKKAMNIRRNIKIKNSKSVQTPCITGLITPVILIPEGLVHKLTNDDVKYIIIHELAHFKRKDILINWIVIILNLIHWFNPILYFSFKRLKQDAEISCDAKALSYIKTKDHKNYGNTIINLVSLISLPTTNPWEVTMVGKSQIKRRIIMISKFKKGTLIKTSLGIAAACIACVVILTNAKNTNLLATTKSPNVKHNKVVQPKVSMDSSSKSNNVQENNTAVPTNNSSSSTKSKPTDKSKPTEKVKTTTNTVPNSQKQNVKSPAQNNSKTQPSTTNNESKVNNSNQEDDYTPEQAAISAINYEVGQSNKISSVSKGPSGDGYSNFTHGDVGATVFYSTTENGKKYYSVRLCLLSARRNGGTGTIDNLLIAKDGTLYQNK
- a CDS encoding BlaI/MecI/CopY family transcriptional regulator, with the protein product MANTPKISDAEWHVMQVLWKQHPATFSEITEELNKKNCTWSPKTIHTLISRLVKKGAIDVIKETKHYQYSPAVTEDEMTNLETESFINKIYQGSVNLFVSNFLKKQKLSKDEILELKKILDENMK